The following proteins are co-located in the Polymorphospora rubra genome:
- a CDS encoding LutC/YkgG family protein, which yields MVGEAVSSRDLILGRLRAAIADGTDPVRVPRDYRREGTADLDLLVERLTDYRARVHRVPETAVADTVAGILPASATVVVPPGLSAAWLPPTVTALRDDGLDNARIAAADGVVTAAAVAVVETGTVVLDGSPDQGRRVLSLLPDLHICVVRAAQVVAGVPAALGRLSPHRPLTWISGPSATSDIELNRVEGVHGPRTLHVVLLS from the coding sequence ATGGTGGGCGAAGCGGTGAGCAGCCGGGATCTGATCCTCGGCCGGCTGCGCGCCGCGATCGCCGACGGCACCGATCCCGTCCGGGTGCCGCGCGACTACCGGCGGGAGGGCACGGCAGACCTCGACCTGCTGGTGGAACGGCTGACCGACTACCGGGCCCGGGTGCACCGGGTGCCCGAGACCGCCGTCGCCGACACGGTCGCCGGCATCCTGCCGGCGTCCGCGACGGTCGTCGTACCACCGGGACTGTCGGCGGCCTGGCTGCCCCCGACCGTGACCGCGCTCCGCGACGACGGTCTGGACAACGCCCGGATCGCCGCCGCGGACGGCGTCGTCACGGCCGCCGCCGTCGCCGTGGTCGAGACCGGCACCGTCGTCCTCGACGGCTCGCCCGACCAGGGCCGCCGCGTCCTCAGCCTCCTGCCGGACCTGCACATCTGCGTCGTCCGCGCCGCCCAGGTGGTGGCCGGGGTGCCGGCGGCGCTCGGCCGACTCTCCCCGCACCGCCCGCTGACCTGGATCAGCGGGCCGTCGGCCACCAGCGACATCGAACTCAACCGGGTCGAGGGTGTGCACGGCCCCCGCACACTGCACGTCGTCCTGCTCTCCTGA
- a CDS encoding DUF4259 domain-containing protein yields the protein MGTFGTGPFSSDGALDFLDEVAERPPQQRAEVLRRAFGYVVANRDLLWREFFPDEVVAAAALVAAALPGGEHLQNRLAQVSDEPRAVMLPGPVPDLAAPALEALRFVAGPGGPWHQGWTTETNRAEAQQTIDGLTAILRAANS from the coding sequence GTGGGTACGTTCGGAACCGGACCGTTCAGCAGTGACGGCGCACTGGACTTCCTTGACGAGGTCGCCGAACGCCCACCACAGCAGCGCGCCGAGGTGCTGCGGCGGGCGTTCGGCTACGTCGTTGCCAACCGCGACCTCCTTTGGCGGGAGTTCTTCCCCGACGAAGTCGTCGCGGCGGCAGCCCTCGTGGCCGCGGCCCTTCCCGGCGGCGAGCACCTACAGAACCGCCTTGCGCAGGTGTCCGACGAACCACGCGCGGTGATGCTGCCCGGGCCAGTGCCCGACCTCGCCGCGCCGGCGCTCGAAGCGTTGCGATTCGTGGCCGGACCCGGCGGGCCATGGCATCAGGGATGGACGACGGAGACCAACCGAGCTGAGGCCCAGCAGACCATCGACGGTCTCACCGCCATCCTCCGAGCGGCGAACTCATGA
- a CDS encoding acyl carrier protein, producing the protein MYEVLKAILVEDLHMRAEDVRPTASRAEVGLDSLAAVELAAALNSRLGIAVQDYEVLEAVTVADVVRLMEQRRSGSGPLGSGPLEAP; encoded by the coding sequence GTGTATGAGGTCCTCAAGGCCATCCTCGTCGAGGACCTGCACATGCGCGCCGAGGACGTGCGCCCCACGGCGAGCCGCGCCGAGGTGGGCCTGGACTCGTTGGCCGCCGTGGAACTGGCCGCCGCGTTGAACAGCCGGCTCGGCATCGCGGTGCAGGACTACGAGGTGCTGGAGGCGGTCACGGTTGCCGACGTCGTGCGGCTGATGGAGCAGCGCCGGTCAGGCTCCGGCCCGCTGGGTTCCGGTCCGCTGGAGGCGCCATGA
- a CDS encoding glutamate synthase-related protein: MPDVAIRERARLGVEAAFPPTEEYGGTVFGQRYGAAPVDQIDSMRLVPPVFVPDRVSKLVELGREPLHADVALRTSLGGFQSSLPLYVSAFGSTQVSGGDIGVAVARQAGRLGVPMVIGENIVPTYGHYGRVDPGTESLLLRRIRAYLEEATGDCGGVVVQQSTEDADMEVWNTIYSDPTAAALLSTGRLGFELKVGQGAKPGLGGITLVDQEAAARLDGVYRIEDHSNDMRHLLRYSSPGTFTSEILRMQIRLMRNNFPRAQVWVKLHPGRDIREAAAAAWDAGADAVTVDGAEAGSGWAPYAMLEHVGLPLAECLRRIGQPEGCLLASGRMWEGSRLVKCLALGARAVGLGRAALIAVDEDPHAGLERLVKCLELEVRLLVSALGKYELHRVGPEDVWWPAERGPRPHDSTGKTCVSGGDGRAGSGPTAASDSVRPGG, from the coding sequence ATGCCCGATGTGGCGATCCGCGAGCGGGCCCGACTCGGGGTGGAAGCCGCTTTCCCGCCCACTGAAGAGTATGGGGGCACGGTGTTCGGGCAGCGGTATGGCGCCGCGCCGGTCGACCAGATCGACAGCATGCGGCTCGTACCTCCGGTCTTCGTACCCGACCGGGTGTCCAAGCTCGTCGAGCTGGGTCGAGAACCACTGCACGCGGATGTAGCCCTGCGCACATCCCTCGGCGGATTCCAGAGTTCACTGCCCCTGTACGTCTCGGCGTTCGGCTCCACCCAGGTCTCCGGCGGCGACATCGGGGTGGCCGTGGCTCGGCAGGCGGGTCGGCTCGGCGTGCCGATGGTGATTGGCGAGAACATCGTTCCCACCTACGGCCACTACGGTCGCGTCGACCCAGGAACCGAGAGCCTGTTGCTACGCCGGATTCGCGCCTACCTGGAAGAGGCGACCGGCGACTGCGGTGGGGTGGTCGTGCAACAGAGCACCGAGGACGCGGACATGGAGGTGTGGAACACGATCTACAGCGATCCGACCGCGGCGGCGCTCCTGTCCACCGGAAGGCTGGGATTCGAGCTCAAGGTGGGACAGGGCGCAAAGCCGGGGCTGGGCGGTATCACCTTGGTCGACCAGGAAGCGGCGGCACGCCTGGACGGGGTCTACCGCATCGAGGACCACTCGAACGATATGCGCCATTTACTCCGGTACAGCAGTCCGGGCACATTCACCAGCGAAATCCTGCGCATGCAGATCAGGCTCATGCGAAACAACTTCCCTCGCGCCCAGGTATGGGTGAAGCTGCATCCGGGACGCGACATCCGCGAAGCCGCCGCCGCCGCCTGGGACGCAGGTGCGGACGCCGTGACCGTGGACGGCGCCGAAGCCGGTTCGGGCTGGGCTCCGTACGCCATGCTCGAGCACGTCGGACTGCCCCTGGCCGAGTGCCTGCGCCGCATCGGTCAACCCGAGGGTTGCCTCCTCGCCAGCGGCCGCATGTGGGAAGGAAGTCGCCTCGTCAAGTGCCTCGCTCTTGGCGCCCGTGCGGTCGGCCTCGGCCGGGCAGCCCTCATCGCCGTCGACGAGGATCCCCACGCCGGTCTGGAGCGCCTGGTGAAATGCCTGGAACTCGAGGTCAGGCTGCTCGTCAGTGCGCTCGGCAAGTACGAGTTGCACCGCGTCGGACCCGAGGATGTGTGGTGGCCGGCCGAACGCGGTCCACGACCGCACGACTCAACCGGGAAGACGTGCGTAAGCGGCGGTGACGGGCGTGCGGGCTCCGGGCCTACCGCAGCCTCGGACTCCGTCCGCCCCGGAGGATGA
- a CDS encoding cobalamin B12-binding domain-containing protein, translated as MTTLQSDSHTWNLVFLQIHLEGLGYDVVNLGPCVPDELIVQECRRRVPDLVVVSTLNGHGVTDGLRVIRRIRSIPAMSDKPVVIGGKLGVGGRQPLHVVAKLVDSGYDAVFDDGAPMAEFDRYLHRVVARHQRAVSSAGGTG; from the coding sequence CTGACCACACTGCAATCTGATTCACACACCTGGAATCTGGTCTTTCTTCAGATACACCTGGAAGGGCTGGGCTACGACGTGGTGAATCTCGGGCCGTGCGTGCCCGACGAGCTGATTGTCCAGGAGTGCCGACGCCGAGTGCCCGACCTCGTGGTCGTGAGCACCCTGAACGGGCACGGCGTCACCGACGGTCTGCGCGTCATTCGGAGGATCCGCTCGATACCTGCGATGAGTGACAAGCCGGTTGTCATCGGAGGCAAGCTGGGCGTCGGCGGGCGACAGCCGCTGCACGTCGTCGCGAAGCTCGTGGACAGCGGGTACGACGCGGTCTTCGACGACGGGGCGCCGATGGCGGAGTTCGACAGATACCTGCACCGGGTGGTTGCCCGACATCAGCGTGCTGTCAGCTCAGCAGGAGGAACAGGGTGA
- a CDS encoding histidinol-phosphate transaminase, which produces MTAPLLRAVLDDLPGYQPAAGLYGGAATMRPLSANESPHAPLPGIREVVTAAGATINRYPDPDCCELTAALARVHDVDPGRVLVGGGSVALLQLLLHAVAEPGAEVLYAWRSFEIYPVMADLAGVTSVRVPLDGDDHDLAAMAARITAATRMVIVCSPNNPTGTVVGDSELRAFLDRVPPTCLVALDEAYHEYVRAPGAADGRALCDAYPNVVVLRTFSKAYGLAGLRVGYLLGAPGVVDRLRRATLPYSVNAVAQLAALAALGLAKELLRRVDATVAERTRVRDALLAAGWRVPDGQGNFLWLQLGEDASAFGTWCAKRDIAVRAFAGDGVRVSIGSVEDDDAFLAACAEWRSSTMGVKT; this is translated from the coding sequence ATGACGGCGCCACTTCTCCGCGCGGTCCTCGACGACCTTCCCGGCTACCAGCCCGCCGCGGGCCTGTACGGTGGCGCCGCAACCATGCGACCGCTGTCAGCCAACGAGTCGCCCCACGCGCCGCTGCCGGGCATTCGCGAGGTGGTCACGGCGGCGGGCGCGACGATCAACCGCTACCCCGACCCCGACTGCTGCGAGCTGACCGCCGCCCTCGCCCGCGTTCACGACGTGGATCCTGGCCGGGTGCTGGTCGGCGGCGGTTCGGTCGCCCTGCTGCAGTTGCTCCTCCATGCGGTCGCCGAGCCCGGCGCAGAGGTCCTCTACGCCTGGCGCTCGTTCGAGATCTACCCGGTCATGGCCGACCTCGCCGGAGTCACCTCCGTCCGGGTACCCCTCGACGGCGATGACCACGATCTGGCCGCCATGGCCGCGCGGATCACCGCTGCGACCCGCATGGTTATCGTGTGCAGCCCTAACAACCCGACCGGTACCGTGGTCGGCGACTCCGAGCTGCGCGCCTTCCTTGACCGGGTTCCGCCTACCTGCCTGGTCGCGCTCGACGAGGCCTACCACGAGTACGTACGCGCGCCAGGAGCCGCCGACGGCCGGGCCCTTTGCGACGCGTACCCGAACGTGGTGGTATTGCGGACCTTCTCGAAGGCGTACGGGCTCGCCGGGCTGCGGGTGGGTTACCTGCTGGGTGCTCCCGGCGTCGTGGACCGGTTGCGGCGCGCCACGCTGCCGTACTCGGTGAACGCGGTGGCTCAGCTGGCGGCTCTGGCCGCACTCGGCCTGGCGAAGGAACTGCTGCGGCGGGTCGACGCCACCGTAGCCGAGCGCACCCGGGTCCGCGACGCGCTGCTCGCCGCCGGCTGGCGGGTGCCCGACGGGCAAGGCAACTTCCTTTGGCTGCAGCTCGGCGAGGACGCGTCGGCCTTCGGGACCTGGTGCGCCAAGCGGGACATCGCCGTGCGGGCGTTCGCGGGCGACGGCGTACGCGTCTCGATCGGCTCTGTCGAGGACGACGACGCCTTTCTCGCGGCCTGCGCCGAATGGCGGTCCTCGACCATGGGGGTGAAGACATGA
- a CDS encoding lactate utilization protein B, producing the protein MPATAPGGVGQLRGEEPFPAAARRALADAQLRRNLGHATATIRAKSGAVIAEVPDWEQLRAAGSAIKADVLARLPELLEQLEARVTAAGGVVHWAADANEANRIVTDLVRATGSDRVIKVKSMATQEIGLNEALEAAGIIPVETDLAELIVQLGDDRPSHILVPAIHRNRAEIREIFLRAMPGVDRALTDEPADLAAAARRFLRQTFLSTSVAVSGANFAVAETGTLAVVESEGNGRMCLTLPETLITVMGVEKVVPTWRDLEVFLQLLPRASTGERMNPYTSMWTGVTPGDGPQAFHLVLLDNGRSAVLADGVGRQALHCIRCSACLNVCPVYERTGGHAYGSVYPGPIGAVLSPQLTGVADNASLPYASSLCGACYDACPVKINIPELLVHLRDQVPHPRGESVAMAAAAYTMDHPALFAAAQRAARLSRLAGRRGRGLPPPLSGWTAGRDLPEPPVETFREWWAKR; encoded by the coding sequence ATGCCGGCGACCGCGCCCGGGGGCGTCGGGCAGCTGCGGGGCGAGGAACCCTTCCCGGCCGCCGCACGGCGGGCCCTGGCCGATGCGCAACTGCGCCGCAACCTCGGGCATGCCACGGCGACGATCAGGGCGAAGTCCGGTGCGGTGATCGCCGAGGTGCCGGACTGGGAGCAGCTGCGGGCGGCCGGCTCCGCGATCAAGGCCGACGTGCTGGCCCGGCTGCCGGAACTGCTCGAGCAGCTGGAGGCGCGGGTGACGGCCGCCGGGGGAGTGGTGCACTGGGCCGCCGACGCGAACGAGGCGAACCGGATCGTCACCGACCTGGTCCGCGCCACCGGCAGCGACCGGGTGATCAAGGTCAAGTCGATGGCGACCCAGGAGATCGGCCTCAACGAGGCACTCGAGGCCGCCGGGATCATTCCGGTGGAGACCGATCTGGCCGAACTCATCGTGCAACTCGGTGACGACCGGCCGAGTCACATCCTGGTGCCGGCCATCCACCGTAACCGGGCCGAGATCCGGGAGATCTTCCTGCGGGCGATGCCGGGGGTGGACCGGGCGTTGACCGACGAGCCGGCGGACCTGGCGGCGGCGGCGCGTCGCTTCCTGCGACAGACGTTCCTGTCCACGTCGGTGGCGGTCTCCGGGGCGAACTTCGCCGTGGCGGAGACCGGCACGTTGGCGGTGGTGGAGTCCGAGGGCAACGGACGGATGTGTCTGACCCTGCCGGAGACGCTGATCACCGTGATGGGTGTGGAGAAGGTGGTGCCGACCTGGCGCGACCTGGAAGTCTTCCTGCAACTGCTGCCCCGGGCCTCGACCGGGGAGCGGATGAACCCCTACACCTCGATGTGGACGGGCGTGACCCCGGGCGACGGGCCCCAGGCGTTCCACCTGGTGCTGCTCGACAACGGTCGCAGCGCGGTACTCGCCGACGGGGTGGGCCGGCAGGCGCTGCACTGCATCCGCTGCTCCGCCTGCCTGAACGTCTGCCCCGTGTACGAGCGCACCGGCGGACACGCCTACGGGTCGGTCTACCCGGGCCCGATCGGTGCCGTGCTCTCCCCGCAGTTGACCGGGGTGGCGGACAACGCCTCCCTGCCGTACGCGTCGTCGCTCTGCGGGGCCTGCTACGACGCATGCCCCGTGAAAATCAACATTCCGGAACTGCTGGTGCACCTGCGCGACCAGGTTCCGCACCCGCGCGGTGAGTCGGTGGCCATGGCCGCCGCCGCGTACACCATGGACCACCCCGCACTCTTCGCGGCCGCGCAGCGTGCCGCGCGGCTGAGCCGGCTGGCCGGCCGGCGTGGCCGGGGCCTGCCGCCGCCGCTGTCCGGTTGGACCGCCGGCCGTGACCTGCCCGAGCCGCCGGTGGAGACCTTCCGGGAATGGTGGGCGAAGCGGTGA
- a CDS encoding (Fe-S)-binding protein, whose translation MRIALFVTCLADTMFPEAAKATVRLLERLGHEVVFPAGQTCCGQMHINTGYQARAVPLVRRHVRTFDPYDVIVAPSGSCVGSVRHQHALVARRGGDERLASRAESVAGRTYELSELLVDVLGVTDVAAYFPHRVTYHPTCHSLRSLRVGDRPLRLLRAVRGLELVELPAAEQCCGFGGTFAVKNADTSIAMLADKMRHVLSTGADVCTAGDASCLMHIGGGLSRLRTGVRTVHLAEILASTEQGGSPGERGELVVRT comes from the coding sequence GTGCGGATCGCGTTGTTCGTGACCTGCCTGGCGGACACCATGTTCCCCGAGGCGGCGAAGGCGACCGTTCGGCTGCTGGAACGGCTGGGCCACGAGGTGGTGTTCCCTGCGGGGCAGACCTGTTGCGGACAGATGCACATCAACACCGGCTACCAGGCCCGGGCCGTACCGCTGGTACGCCGGCACGTGCGCACCTTCGATCCGTACGACGTGATCGTCGCACCCTCCGGGTCGTGCGTCGGGTCGGTGCGCCACCAGCACGCGCTGGTGGCCCGCCGCGGCGGTGACGAACGGCTGGCCAGCCGGGCCGAGTCGGTGGCCGGGCGGACGTACGAGCTGTCCGAACTGCTGGTGGACGTGCTCGGGGTCACCGACGTCGCCGCCTACTTTCCGCACCGGGTGACCTATCACCCGACGTGCCACTCGCTGCGTTCGCTGCGGGTGGGGGACCGGCCGTTGCGCCTGCTGCGCGCGGTACGCGGGCTCGAACTGGTCGAGCTGCCGGCGGCCGAGCAGTGCTGCGGGTTCGGTGGCACGTTCGCGGTGAAGAACGCGGACACGTCGATCGCGATGCTGGCGGACAAGATGCGCCACGTGCTCTCCACCGGCGCGGACGTCTGTACGGCGGGCGACGCCTCGTGCCTGATGCACATCGGTGGCGGGCTGTCCCGGTTGCGGACGGGGGTGCGTACGGTGCACCTGGCCGAGATACTGGCCTCCACCGAGCAGGGCGGCAGCCCCGGCGAGCGAGGCGAACTGGTGGTGCGAACGTGA
- a CDS encoding asparagine synthetase A encodes MHRHEPSGSGVQLPPLWEHLAHPRTRAVMSIQNAVLAATRDLLGTEGFIELLPPVMGPVTDPGIRGSKQIDVDYYGHRYRLMTSAILYKQAALLNHERVFFVAPNIRLEPLETASTQRHLCEFHQLDVEMAGATRQDAMAMAEKIVLNAIRRVLDTAATQLGKVGRNTAALADAAAKPFTSVTHAEAVKLLHNAGCPQDEASELSWKGEALLSAIVGTPFFVTDYPKGSRGFYDRESTEVPGLLRNFDLIAGEGYGELASGSEREADYARIVLRMRETGENPAKYAWYLGMMKQGIPASAGFGIGLERLVRYIAGLESTWEASAFPKLPGIVSP; translated from the coding sequence ATGCACCGTCACGAGCCGTCGGGTTCCGGCGTCCAACTTCCTCCGCTCTGGGAGCACCTCGCGCACCCGCGAACCAGAGCGGTCATGTCCATCCAGAACGCTGTGCTCGCCGCCACACGAGACCTTCTGGGTACGGAGGGATTCATCGAACTCCTACCACCGGTCATGGGGCCGGTGACTGACCCGGGGATCCGGGGATCCAAGCAGATTGACGTGGACTACTACGGGCACCGCTATCGGCTCATGACCAGCGCCATTCTTTACAAGCAGGCGGCCCTCCTCAATCACGAAAGAGTCTTCTTTGTCGCTCCCAACATCAGACTTGAGCCCTTGGAAACGGCATCGACCCAGCGACACCTGTGCGAGTTCCACCAGCTCGACGTAGAGATGGCGGGAGCGACCCGACAGGACGCCATGGCGATGGCCGAGAAGATCGTTCTCAACGCGATCCGGCGGGTGCTCGACACCGCAGCCACCCAACTGGGCAAGGTCGGCCGCAACACTGCCGCCCTGGCGGACGCGGCCGCCAAGCCCTTTACCAGCGTCACGCATGCGGAGGCGGTGAAGCTCCTGCACAATGCGGGCTGTCCCCAGGACGAGGCGTCGGAACTCTCCTGGAAGGGCGAGGCGCTGCTGTCCGCAATCGTCGGCACTCCCTTCTTCGTGACCGACTATCCCAAGGGCTCACGCGGGTTTTATGATCGTGAGAGCACGGAAGTCCCTGGCCTGCTCCGCAACTTCGACCTCATCGCGGGAGAGGGGTACGGCGAACTCGCCAGCGGTAGTGAGCGTGAGGCGGACTATGCCCGGATCGTGCTGAGGATGCGAGAGACAGGGGAGAACCCCGCCAAGTACGCCTGGTATCTGGGCATGATGAAGCAAGGGATCCCGGCGAGCGCCGGATTCGGCATCGGCCTCGAGCGCCTGGTGCGCTACATCGCCGGTCTGGAATCCACCTGGGAAGCGAGCGCCTTTCCCAAGCTCCCCGGTATCGTCTCGCCCTAG
- a CDS encoding LnmK family bifunctional acyltransferase/decarboxylase, giving the protein MMRTILSADGSLTRRMVVEPGMCSGGSLIFGRIGDWTWEAVAEACRTNVHAARTAEGRPAYLSFYYYRVRGGKVVHPHGLTFGDELQVTSRVFQLGSQSVLTLHRLAPADLALGSAPLTPEEAYDRPHPDCLYAENFNRWIARTRPGSNQRLAEIAPLDFTYEHLPRLPNQYSPRSVGRAREAGTFCSEPPAGFTVTGPVETHEYTLDVVRDLNGAGLVYFAAYFSIFDTSLLRLWRSLGRDDERFLQRKVIDQKVGYFGNADPGAVFTITVRRWCSAANPEIELADMAMRDAGSGRLLAITAIELESA; this is encoded by the coding sequence ATGATGCGGACAATCCTGAGCGCCGACGGCTCGCTGACCCGACGGATGGTGGTCGAGCCGGGAATGTGCAGCGGCGGATCACTGATCTTCGGCCGGATCGGCGACTGGACCTGGGAGGCGGTGGCCGAGGCCTGCCGGACCAACGTGCACGCCGCACGAACCGCCGAGGGACGGCCCGCTTACCTGTCGTTCTACTACTACCGGGTACGCGGCGGGAAGGTGGTCCATCCACACGGCCTGACCTTCGGCGACGAACTGCAGGTGACCTCGCGGGTCTTTCAGCTCGGCAGTCAGTCGGTGCTCACCCTGCACCGGCTCGCGCCCGCCGACCTCGCCCTGGGTAGCGCTCCACTCACGCCGGAGGAGGCGTACGACAGACCACACCCGGACTGCCTCTACGCCGAGAACTTCAACCGGTGGATCGCGCGTACCCGCCCGGGGAGCAACCAGCGCCTGGCCGAGATCGCACCCCTGGACTTCACGTACGAGCACCTGCCGAGGCTGCCTAACCAATACTCGCCGCGTTCAGTGGGTCGGGCACGAGAGGCCGGCACCTTCTGCTCGGAACCGCCAGCGGGCTTCACGGTGACCGGGCCGGTGGAGACGCACGAGTACACTCTGGATGTCGTGCGCGACCTCAACGGCGCCGGGTTGGTGTACTTCGCCGCGTACTTCTCCATCTTCGACACGTCGCTGCTGCGCCTGTGGCGATCGCTGGGACGCGACGACGAGCGGTTTCTGCAGCGCAAGGTGATCGATCAGAAGGTCGGGTACTTCGGCAACGCCGACCCCGGCGCCGTCTTCACGATCACCGTGCGCCGGTGGTGCTCCGCGGCGAATCCAGAGATCGAGCTCGCCGACATGGCGATGCGTGACGCGGGATCCGGCCGGTTGCTGGCCATCACGGCGATCGAACTCGAGTCCGCCTAA
- a CDS encoding methylaspartate mutase, which yields MTLVDYSSLKPRSFGEYVRSAYAEKGLVVQPRMGFAEPARMAAGLAATRAARANTVGTITVDSYTRVGDHEHVRTALEHGLQLNGYPIVDHPADVTAKALDGILSESFPVQVRHGSARPGAIFAALSRLGLDASEGGPVSYCLPYGRVPLRESINNWSEATSQFAFQSGGTAHLETFGGCLLGQLCPPSVLVALSVLEARFFCLHGVSSVSLSYAQQTHFEQDIEAVAAMRRLATEFVPARDVHFVLYAYMGVYPRTRKGALELLREAAHLAVATGMERLIVKTSAEAHRIPTIAENVEALEEADDAARHPGDRHPADPGNAGSDCVYREARNLVEAVLELSPDLSRGLHIAFRRGILDIPFCLHPDNAGRTRSRIDPQGRLQWLDVGSMPISPTVEPVGPSVRLTSQGLLADLNLVRDRFDRPELAGRKPVAPID from the coding sequence GTGACGCTTGTCGACTATTCCTCCCTCAAACCTCGTTCTTTCGGCGAGTACGTCAGGTCGGCGTACGCGGAGAAGGGTCTCGTCGTGCAGCCCCGCATGGGATTCGCGGAGCCAGCAAGAATGGCAGCGGGATTGGCGGCGACCAGAGCCGCGAGAGCTAACACCGTGGGAACCATAACCGTCGACAGCTATACTCGCGTCGGCGATCACGAGCACGTTCGGACAGCGCTCGAGCACGGATTGCAGCTCAACGGTTATCCAATTGTCGACCATCCCGCCGACGTAACGGCAAAAGCACTTGACGGCATCCTTTCCGAAAGCTTCCCGGTACAGGTGCGCCACGGCTCGGCCCGGCCGGGCGCAATCTTCGCCGCGCTTTCCAGGCTGGGGCTCGATGCGTCCGAGGGTGGTCCCGTCTCGTACTGCCTCCCCTATGGGCGAGTGCCGCTCCGGGAATCCATCAATAATTGGTCCGAAGCGACCTCTCAATTTGCATTCCAGAGCGGCGGCACGGCCCACCTCGAGACATTTGGTGGATGCCTACTCGGGCAGCTTTGCCCGCCCAGCGTGCTGGTGGCACTAAGCGTTCTCGAGGCAAGGTTCTTCTGCCTGCACGGAGTGTCGAGCGTGTCATTGAGTTACGCACAGCAGACGCACTTCGAGCAGGATATCGAAGCGGTCGCGGCAATGCGCCGACTCGCGACGGAATTCGTACCAGCGCGCGATGTCCATTTCGTACTCTACGCCTACATGGGCGTCTACCCACGCACCCGCAAGGGTGCCCTCGAGTTGTTACGGGAAGCGGCTCACCTGGCGGTGGCCACCGGAATGGAACGCCTCATCGTGAAGACCTCCGCAGAGGCACATCGGATTCCCACAATCGCGGAGAACGTCGAGGCGCTCGAAGAAGCCGATGATGCCGCCCGCCACCCCGGCGACCGGCACCCGGCTGATCCGGGAAACGCCGGTTCCGACTGCGTCTACCGGGAGGCACGGAATCTCGTCGAAGCGGTGCTCGAGCTTTCGCCCGACCTTTCGCGCGGTCTCCACATCGCCTTCCGCCGCGGAATCCTCGACATACCCTTCTGCCTGCATCCCGACAATGCCGGCAGGACTCGTAGCCGCATCGATCCACAGGGCCGTCTGCAGTGGCTTGATGTTGGTTCAATGCCGATTAGTCCCACAGTCGAACCCGTCGGCCCCTCGGTCCGGCTGACGTCGCAAGGCCTGCTTGCGGACCTCAATCTCGTCAGGGACAGATTCGACCGCCCCGAGTTGGCGGGCAGGAAGCCTGTCGCACCCATCGATTGA